The proteins below are encoded in one region of Microbispora sp. NBC_01189:
- a CDS encoding class I SAM-dependent DNA methyltransferase, with translation MTYDCLVNRGEYLSAHYLAEMLPKELRKKEGLTARWVEREKAWRRLPRAERDARPPTARAGLAAFRDALFEARPFFRAYGSRLAEGGAIDPDDAAEMTKRLNEFHGEVLKALGFAAARQTIEFERAGRAFSVQVACAEPTLVAVECGWATEVDAALDDDQAGRLLVPVELESRNTVATGKKLAEVLFAADHPPRYVLILAGTVVILADRTTWGEGRYLAVSLDVALGRRDPAEIDLIAALFGAESLLPPAEGGPEPLVAIVAGSRQHAAGVSAELREGLRISVEKIANEVLARIRDAGVEPEQIMEHGPLARELTREALRYLYRILFLLYAEARPELGILPVDHPEYAEGYGMARLGDLVVHGLTGETSRNGFHLYESLNLLFRMVNKGYPADSSADGWDGAGIRFEALRSALFEPEAIKLIGRDAIKHPAFDPADPDCPRIDTRLRNFRLHEVLRLLMLTRGKDRGSRRRRERGGFISYAQLGINQLGAVYEGLMSYTGSIAEEELYEVAKKGDATGASWTITATQADSGLYTDEQFVREVDEEGNRTEEWARYRKGSFVYRLAGRDRETSASYYTPESLTQTTVRLALQHRLEQEGEIEPRKLLEWRICEPALGSGAFLNEAINQVAVEYLKRAQERSGALGERYAEELQKVKAYIALHNCYGVDLNETATELAEVSLWLNVMHRGLQAPWFGLHLRRGNSLIGAGRRLYGEAALISGDWLAAVPEEVPLTQVEIPAGAVHHFLLPATGWGSAAGAKEARDLAGKGDDRADWQVQLRADIDRLAAWRKQIRKIPSAKRKRSQPSQMERLQAVSRRAEFLWKLVLRRLELSEEQIRRRIDVFGADWIDQPDVAVPKEKIYRDLHEEGKPFWRLKTVMDAWCALWFWPLDQAGLLDGSDPIYERHRSLAAVESAASSPGASPRAEPEDAIQELATEQGRGGVQESFGFPVRARQLYLPDLEPATPVQLTLDQAEPAPAPKKKAKVPPPPPRGIRDVIPLADLDDWLDFAEAVLGRADMRDDIIPLNFNSLDELGECEEELPKWMVTDSPLRLQVRFPWLRVITDGDEGIAIKQGFFHWELAFAHAFRAGGFDLQVGNPPWVRPRWEEGPVLAEREPWFELKDKPSTPEWRQRKARILADEQGRRFVLDELAAQSATSAFYSSVVNYDLLNSTQPDLYRAFMMRTWANAGSFGTVGLLHPDTHFVGDKEKRLRAAAYRRLRVHADFVNAGNRFFPPPVNRSSHFGLHVYGPDQEIGFDHVSWLYHTTTLIESLDLARTAGVGEAEDDDDVPGVRYGGDWDLRPHPSRVVHVDREVLAEWRRIRGDEDVAIEEARLLYPVTTRELPVIVTFGEIRDRLDALDPRISRGYDEKGAKDDGLIKWEVSEPGDWSEVILKGPQFGVATPFFKQPPDTGTGARPLDLTALSADAVPATNYRRATDRATYEQAQKDRWVDHWLLTELRDSPAVVEETRLELALGLGIALVEVTDAQIDEVLREKARRRYTQFYRLAWREMIPDDTERSLFGSLFPPGPAHVHGVRSMALATDRETVLAAGFWAALPVDYMLRVAGIQHLDVSETRRMPGPKADHPLAAALMLRTLRLNCLTDAYAPLWEELYDDSWRRETWALDWPGLPPVGEIGRLWKPETALRSEYARRAALVEIDAIAGAWLGLTAEQLGILFRARFPILFDYEAVTYFDANGRKIAGNWNTFGSGQSKEHWEQFSAFLDDERSDPPQGFVPIAERAEALSKGFYKADRACEMRQAHAMFAGRLAVQDADSGGVSA, from the coding sequence GTGACCTACGACTGCCTTGTCAACCGCGGCGAGTATCTCTCGGCCCATTACCTGGCGGAGATGCTGCCGAAGGAGCTGAGGAAGAAGGAAGGCCTGACCGCCCGTTGGGTCGAGCGAGAGAAGGCATGGCGGCGGCTCCCCAGGGCCGAGCGTGATGCCCGGCCGCCGACCGCCCGGGCCGGTCTCGCCGCCTTCCGCGACGCACTTTTCGAGGCGCGTCCGTTTTTCCGGGCGTATGGCTCCCGCCTGGCCGAGGGCGGTGCGATCGACCCGGACGACGCGGCCGAGATGACCAAGCGGCTGAACGAGTTCCACGGCGAGGTTCTTAAGGCGCTCGGGTTCGCCGCCGCTAGGCAGACGATCGAGTTTGAGCGGGCGGGCCGGGCCTTTTCCGTCCAGGTGGCCTGCGCCGAGCCCACCTTGGTAGCCGTCGAGTGCGGATGGGCCACCGAGGTCGACGCCGCGTTGGACGACGACCAGGCCGGCAGGCTGCTGGTCCCCGTTGAGTTGGAGAGCCGGAACACGGTCGCGACGGGAAAGAAGCTGGCGGAGGTCTTGTTCGCCGCGGACCATCCGCCCCGCTACGTCCTCATCCTTGCGGGCACGGTGGTGATCCTCGCTGACCGCACCACCTGGGGTGAGGGCCGCTATCTCGCCGTGAGCCTCGACGTGGCGCTCGGTCGCCGTGACCCCGCCGAGATCGACCTGATCGCCGCGCTGTTCGGCGCCGAATCGCTGCTGCCTCCGGCCGAAGGCGGCCCGGAGCCGCTCGTGGCGATCGTGGCGGGCTCCCGTCAGCATGCCGCCGGAGTCTCTGCCGAGCTACGTGAAGGCTTGCGCATCTCCGTCGAGAAGATCGCCAACGAGGTGCTGGCCCGGATCAGGGACGCGGGCGTCGAGCCCGAGCAGATAATGGAGCATGGTCCGTTGGCCAGGGAATTGACCCGCGAGGCGCTCCGCTACCTCTACCGGATCCTGTTCCTGCTGTATGCCGAGGCCCGTCCTGAACTGGGAATCCTCCCGGTTGACCACCCCGAGTACGCCGAAGGCTATGGCATGGCTCGCCTCGGCGACCTGGTCGTCCACGGCTTGACTGGGGAGACCTCACGCAACGGCTTCCACCTATACGAGTCGCTCAACCTGCTTTTCCGCATGGTCAACAAGGGCTATCCGGCGGACTCCTCCGCGGACGGCTGGGACGGCGCCGGCATCCGGTTCGAAGCACTCAGATCGGCGCTCTTCGAACCCGAAGCGATCAAGCTCATTGGTCGGGACGCGATCAAGCACCCCGCCTTCGATCCCGCCGACCCCGACTGCCCACGCATCGACACGCGGCTGCGTAATTTCCGCCTCCATGAGGTGCTGCGGCTGCTCATGCTCACACGCGGGAAGGATCGTGGCAGCCGGAGACGGCGCGAGCGCGGCGGGTTCATCTCCTATGCCCAGCTCGGCATCAACCAGCTTGGCGCCGTCTACGAGGGACTGATGTCCTACACCGGGTCGATCGCCGAGGAGGAGCTGTACGAGGTCGCGAAGAAGGGCGACGCGACGGGCGCATCCTGGACGATCACGGCCACCCAGGCCGACAGCGGTCTCTACACCGATGAGCAGTTCGTCCGCGAGGTCGACGAGGAGGGCAACCGGACAGAGGAGTGGGCGAGGTATCGGAAAGGATCCTTCGTGTACCGGCTGGCCGGACGCGATCGCGAGACTAGCGCCTCGTACTACACGCCGGAGTCGCTGACTCAGACCACCGTCCGACTCGCCCTCCAGCACCGGCTCGAACAGGAAGGTGAGATCGAGCCGCGGAAGCTGCTGGAGTGGCGGATCTGCGAACCCGCTCTCGGATCCGGGGCGTTCCTCAACGAGGCGATCAATCAGGTCGCCGTCGAATATCTGAAGCGGGCCCAGGAGCGGAGCGGCGCACTCGGGGAGCGGTACGCCGAGGAGTTGCAGAAGGTCAAGGCGTACATCGCCCTGCACAACTGCTACGGCGTCGACCTCAACGAGACGGCAACCGAGCTGGCCGAGGTGTCGCTCTGGCTCAACGTCATGCACCGCGGCCTGCAGGCCCCCTGGTTCGGTCTGCACCTGCGCCGCGGCAACTCCCTCATCGGCGCGGGCCGTCGCCTGTACGGTGAGGCCGCCTTGATCTCCGGCGACTGGCTGGCCGCAGTCCCCGAGGAGGTGCCGCTCACCCAGGTCGAGATCCCGGCTGGGGCGGTACACCACTTCCTGCTTCCAGCGACCGGATGGGGCTCGGCTGCGGGAGCCAAGGAGGCACGGGACCTCGCGGGGAAGGGCGACGACCGTGCTGACTGGCAGGTCCAGCTACGGGCCGACATCGACCGGCTTGCGGCCTGGCGCAAGCAGATCCGTAAAATCCCCTCGGCGAAAAGGAAGCGCAGCCAGCCGTCTCAGATGGAACGGCTGCAAGCTGTGTCGCGACGGGCCGAGTTCCTATGGAAGCTGGTCCTGCGCCGGCTAGAGCTCTCGGAGGAGCAGATCCGCCGCAGGATCGACGTCTTCGGCGCCGACTGGATCGACCAGCCCGACGTCGCCGTCCCGAAGGAGAAGATCTACCGGGACCTGCACGAGGAGGGTAAGCCGTTCTGGCGGCTGAAGACCGTCATGGATGCTTGGTGCGCCCTCTGGTTCTGGCCCCTTGACCAGGCCGGGCTGCTCGACGGCTCGGACCCGATCTATGAGCGGCACCGCAGCCTCGCCGCCGTCGAGTCCGCCGCCAGCTCCCCGGGCGCGTCTCCGCGAGCTGAGCCAGAGGATGCCATCCAAGAACTGGCCACTGAGCAGGGACGCGGGGGGGTTCAGGAGTCCTTCGGGTTCCCCGTCCGCGCACGGCAGCTCTACCTGCCCGATCTTGAGCCTGCCACTCCGGTGCAGCTCACCCTCGACCAGGCGGAGCCCGCTCCCGCGCCCAAGAAGAAGGCCAAGGTTCCGCCACCGCCGCCGAGGGGAATCCGCGATGTCATCCCGCTCGCCGATCTTGACGACTGGCTGGACTTCGCCGAGGCGGTGCTCGGCCGGGCCGACATGCGTGACGACATCATCCCGCTGAACTTCAATTCCCTGGACGAGCTGGGGGAGTGCGAAGAGGAGCTTCCGAAGTGGATGGTCACCGACTCGCCCCTTCGGCTCCAGGTGCGTTTCCCATGGCTCAGGGTGATCACGGACGGCGACGAGGGCATAGCGATCAAGCAGGGCTTCTTTCACTGGGAGCTCGCCTTCGCGCACGCCTTCCGCGCCGGCGGCTTCGACCTCCAGGTCGGCAACCCCCCCTGGGTCCGGCCCCGGTGGGAGGAGGGGCCGGTCCTGGCGGAGCGTGAGCCGTGGTTCGAGCTGAAGGATAAGCCGTCCACCCCCGAATGGCGGCAGCGGAAGGCCCGCATTCTCGCCGATGAGCAGGGACGCCGCTTCGTCCTGGACGAGCTGGCGGCGCAGTCCGCCACGTCAGCGTTCTACAGCTCCGTGGTCAATTACGACCTGCTGAACAGCACGCAGCCCGACCTCTACCGCGCTTTCATGATGCGTACCTGGGCGAATGCCGGTTCATTCGGAACGGTCGGTCTACTGCATCCGGACACGCACTTCGTCGGCGACAAGGAGAAGCGGTTGAGGGCCGCCGCCTATCGGCGCCTGCGGGTGCACGCCGACTTCGTCAACGCGGGGAACCGGTTCTTCCCGCCGCCGGTAAACCGGAGCAGCCACTTCGGCTTGCACGTTTACGGACCGGATCAGGAGATCGGGTTCGACCATGTGAGCTGGCTTTATCACACGACGACGCTGATCGAATCGCTTGATCTAGCCCGTACCGCTGGCGTGGGCGAGGCGGAGGACGACGACGACGTGCCTGGAGTTCGGTACGGCGGTGACTGGGATCTGCGGCCCCATCCTTCGCGGGTTGTTCATGTAGACCGCGAGGTTCTCGCGGAGTGGCGGCGCATCCGTGGTGACGAGGACGTTGCAATAGAGGAGGCGCGGCTGCTTTATCCGGTGACGACCAGGGAACTCCCGGTCATCGTCACCTTCGGCGAGATCCGGGACCGGCTCGACGCGCTGGACCCGAGAATCAGTCGTGGTTATGACGAGAAGGGGGCAAAGGACGACGGCCTCATCAAATGGGAGGTCAGCGAGCCGGGGGACTGGTCAGAGGTCATTCTGAAGGGCCCACAATTTGGCGTCGCCACGCCGTTCTTCAAGCAGCCGCCAGACACTGGCACCGGAGCGAGACCCCTTGACCTGACGGCGCTGTCGGCCGACGCTGTCCCGGCGACGAATTACCGGCGTGCCACCGACAGGGCGACTTACGAACAGGCCCAGAAGGACCGCTGGGTGGATCACTGGCTGCTCACTGAGCTCCGGGACTCGCCAGCTGTGGTGGAAGAGACCCGGCTAGAACTCGCTCTGGGCTTAGGGATTGCGCTCGTTGAAGTCACGGACGCCCAGATTGATGAGGTCCTCCGTGAGAAGGCACGCCGTCGCTATACCCAGTTCTATCGCTTGGCATGGCGGGAGATGATCCCGGACGACACCGAGCGGAGCCTGTTCGGATCGCTCTTTCCGCCCGGGCCGGCGCATGTCCATGGCGTACGCAGCATGGCATTGGCGACCGATCGTGAGACCGTTCTGGCAGCGGGTTTCTGGGCCGCGCTGCCGGTGGACTACATGCTGCGAGTCGCCGGAATCCAGCATCTGGACGTGTCCGAGACTCGCAGGATGCCGGGTCCGAAGGCTGACCATCCTCTTGCGGCGGCGCTCATGCTACGGACGCTCCGCCTCAACTGCCTGACCGACGCGTACGCCCCGCTCTGGGAGGAGCTCTACGACGATTCCTGGAGGCGGGAGACCTGGGCGCTCGACTGGCCGGGGCTCCCGCCGGTGGGAGAGATCGGCAGGTTGTGGAAGCCGGAGACGGCGCTGCGCTCCGAGTACGCGCGGCGCGCGGCCCTCGTGGAGATCGACGCCATCGCCGGAGCCTGGCTAGGGCTCACCGCGGAGCAGCTCGGCATCCTCTTCCGAGCACGATTCCCGATCCTCTTCGACTACGAAGCGGTCACCTACTTCGACGCGAACGGTCGGAAGATCGCGGGTAACTGGAACACTTTCGGCTCCGGGCAGAGCAAGGAGCATTGGGAACAGTTCTCGGCTTTCCTCGATGATGAGCGCAGCGACCCGCCCCAAGGGTTCGTCCCCATCGCCGAGCGGGCCGAGGCGCTCTCGAAGGGTTTCTACAAAGCCGATCGAGCCTGCGAGATGCGCCAGGCACACGCGATGTTCGCTGGGCGCCTGGCCGTACAGGACGCTGACTCCGGAGGGGTGAGCGCGTGA